The DNA region AAAATGGGTTGGGACTTGCCGGAGCATGTCGCACTCACCACGCCCACCCGCAAGAAGCGCCGGAAGCATTGAGCTTCGGTCGCGCCGGTTTCCTCCAATGCTTTGCAAACAGCCAGAAGGGCGACCTTCTGGCTGAAATTATTTATGGCCGATATTTTGTCCAACTCGAAAGCGCGGCGCGATTATCACATCCTCGAAACCTTCGAGGCGGGCATTGTCCTGCGCGGCACGGAGGTCAAGGCGTTGCGGGCCGGCAAGGGACAGATTCGCGACGCCTTCGCCCGCGTGGACAAGGACGAAGTGTTTCTCTACAACGCGCACATTGACGAATACGCCTTTGGCAATCTCCAGAACCACGAGCCCAAAGCGCCGCGAAAGCTTCTGCTCCACAAGGCCGAGATCCGAAAACTGTTCGGCCTGAGCTCGGTCAAAGGCAATGCGCTGTTCCCACTTTCGTTCTATTGGAAGAACGGGAAGGTGAAAGTCGCCTTGGCTGTTGGCAA from Verrucomicrobiota bacterium includes:
- the smpB gene encoding SsrA-binding protein SmpB; translated protein: MADILSNSKARRDYHILETFEAGIVLRGTEVKALRAGKGQIRDAFARVDKDEVFLYNAHIDEYAFGNLQNHEPKAPRKLLLHKAEIRKLFGLSSVKGNALFPLSFYWKNGKVKVALAVGKGKVQFDKRDDIKKRASDRELKRATMHRFKGKG